The following proteins are co-located in the Microcebus murinus isolate Inina chromosome 21, M.murinus_Inina_mat1.0, whole genome shotgun sequence genome:
- the CDKN2AIPNL gene encoding CDKN2AIP N-terminal-like protein: MVGGEAAAAVEELVSGVRQAADFAEQFRSYSESEKQWKARMEFILRHLPDYRDPPDGGGRLDQLLSLSMVWANHLFLGCSYNKDLLDKVMEMADGIEVEDLPQFTTRSELMKKHQG, from the exons ATGGTGGGCGGCGAGGCGGCTGCCGCGGTGGAGGAGCTGGTCTCGGGGGTGCGGCAGGCGGCCGACTTCGCGGAGCAGTTCCGCTCCTACTCGGAGAGCGAGAAGCAATGGAAGGCCCGCATGGAGTTCATCCTGCGCCACCTGCCCGACTACCGCGACCCGCCCGACGGCGGCGGCCGCCTGGACCAGCTGCTGTCCCTCTCCATGGTCTGGGCCAACCACCTCTTCCTGGGCTGCAG TTACAATAAAGACCTTTTAGACAAGGTGATGGAAATGGCTGATGGGATTGAAGTGGAAGACCTGCCACAGTTTACTACCAGAAGTGAATTAATGAAAAAG catcaaggctaa